In the genome of Candidatus Cloacimonadota bacterium, the window TAAATATAACTCAATCCAATAACTACCCGTTTGTTATTGGGAATCTCAATTCCAGCTATGTGTGCCAATCTTTTCCTCCTTAATTTATCTCATGTAGTAGTCGGGTCTTTTTACCTTTCCACCATTTCACCCTTATTTATCCTTGTCTCTGTTTATGTTTAGGATTGCTTGGACATAGAACCCTTACTATGCCGTTACGCACAATGATCTTACAATCTTTGCACATTTTTTTGACAGATGAACGAACTTTCATAATTTCTCCTATTTATACCTATAGGTTATTCTACCTCGGTTAAGATCATAAGGTGATAATTCAACTTTTACTTTATCACCAGGTAGTATCCTTATATAATGCATTCTCATTTTCCCTGAACTATGAGCCAGTATCTCATGACCATTCTCTAACTGTACACGAAAGAAAGTATTTGGCAATGCTTCCTTTACAACTCCTTCGACTTCAATGACACCTGTTTTTGCCATAATTTCACCTATTGGGTTAAAATTAACGGTTCGTGATCGGTTATTAAAATAGTATGTTCATAATGTGCCGATAAAGAATTATCGGCGACAAAGAACTCCCAACCAATCTCATTTACTTGATTAGTTCCGTAATTTACCATCGGTTCAATAGCTAAAGTCATCCCCTTGATCAGACGCCTTCCGTTACCTTTTACACCATGATTGGGGATCATCGGTTCTTCATGCAAATTTTTACCTACACCATGTCCGGTTAATCTATCAGCAACATAGAAACCTTTGCTGGTAACATAACTTCCGATAGCATAGGATATATCTCCCACTGATGCACCTTCAACCGCTTGTTCTATTCCGTTGCTGAGTGAGATCTCAGTAACTTCCATTAAAATTCTGGCATCATTGCTGATCAAGCCAACTGCATAAGTTTTAGCAGCATCACCAAAATATCCGTTTTTGCCAACACCAACATCTATACCGATTATATCACCCTCTT includes:
- the infA gene encoding translation initiation factor IF-1, with the translated sequence MAKTGVIEVEGVVKEALPNTFFRVQLENGHEILAHSSGKMRMHYIRILPGDKVKVELSPYDLNRGRITYRYK
- the map gene encoding type I methionyl aminopeptidase, whose protein sequence is MAQYRSDKDIQGITECCKIVAEVLNELYSYIKPGITTIEIERKADRIIKNNGAFPAFKGYTIPGLPPYPAAICASINSCIVHGIPREDVILKEGDIIGIDVGVGKNGYFGDAAKTYAVGLISNDARILMEVTEISLSNGIEQAVEGASVGDISYAIGSYVTSKGFYVADRLTGHGVGKNLHEEPMIPNHGVKGNGRRLIKGMTLAIEPMVNYGTNQVNEIGWEFFVADNSLSAHYEHTILITDHEPLILTQ
- the rpmJ gene encoding 50S ribosomal protein L36 → MKVRSSVKKMCKDCKIIVRNGIVRVLCPSNPKHKQRQG